In Ammospiza caudacuta isolate bAmmCau1 chromosome 30, bAmmCau1.pri, whole genome shotgun sequence, one DNA window encodes the following:
- the CCT3 gene encoding T-complex protein 1 subunit gamma, whose translation MMGPRPVLVLSQNTKRESGRKVQTGNITAAKTIADIIRTCLGPRAMMKMLLDPMGGIVMTNDGNAILREIQVQHPAAKSMIEISRTQDEEVGDGTTSVIILAGEMLSVAEHFLEQQMHPTVIIWAYRKALDDMISILKKIGTPVDVNNKEMMLKIIKSAINTKAINRWSDLACSIALDAVKTVEFEENGRKEIDIKKYAKVEKIPGGFSEDSCVLRGIMVNKDVTHPRMRRLIKNPRIVLLDCSLEYKKGESQTDIEITREEDFARILQMEEEYIQQMCEDLIRVKPDLVITEKGVSDLAQHYLMRANITAIRRVRKTDNNRIARACGARIVSRTDELREEDVGTGARLFEVKKIGDEYFAFITDCKDPKACTIILRGASKEILAEVERNLQDAMQVCRNVLMDPQLVPGGGATEMAVAHALTEKSKGMTGVEQWPYRAVAQALEVIPRTLIQNCGASTIRVLTSLRAKHTQEGSQTWGVNGETGALVDMKELGIWEPLAVKLQTYKTAVETAVLLLRIDDIVSGHKKKGDNQSKQSAAPETAQE comes from the exons ATGATGGGCCCGCGCCCCGTCTTGGTTCTCA gTCAGAATACAAAACGTGAGTCTGGAAGAAAAGTCCAGACAGGAAACATCACTGCTGCAAAG ACTATTGCTGACATTATCCGAACATGTTTGGGACCGAGAGCAATGATGAAG ATGCTTTTGGACCCCATGGGTGGAATTGTGATGACCAATGATGGCAATGCTATTCTTAGAGAA ATTCAAGTCCAGCATCCAGCTGCAAAATCAATGATAGAGATCAGCCGCACTCAGGACGAAGAAGTTGGAGATGGGACCACATCTGTCATTATTCTTG ctgGAGAGATGCTCTCTGTTGCTGAACACTTTCTTGAGCAGCAGATGCACCCAACTGTGATAATCTGGGCTTATCGTAAGGCTCTGGATGACATGATCAGTATTCTGAAGAAAATTGG CACTCCAGTGGATGTGAACAATAAAGAGATGATGCTTAAAATAATTAAGAGTGCAATAAACACCAAGGCAATAAACCGCTGGTCTGACTTGGCCTGCAGCATTGCTCTTGATGCTGTTAAGACTGTGGAGTTTGAAGAAAATGGCAGAAAAGAAattgatattaaaaaatatgcaaaagTAGAAAAG ATCCCAGGTGGGTTTAGTGAAGACTCGTGTGTTTTGCGTGGAATTATGGTGAATAAAGACGTGACCCATCCCAGAATGCGTCGCCTTATTAAGAATCCGCGCATCGTCCTTCTGGATTGCTCACTGGAGTACAAGAAAGGAGAGAGCCAG ACTGACATTGAAATTACTCGGGAGGAAGACTTTGCCCGAATCCTGCAGATGGAGGAAGAGTACATTCAGCAGATGTGTGAGGATCTGATAAGAGTCAAGCCAGATCTGGTCATCACAGAAAAAGGAGTTTCTG ACCTGGCCCAGCACTACCTGATGAGAGCCAACATCACCGCCATCCGCAGGGTGCGGAAGACTGACAACAACCGGATTGCCAG ggcctgtgGGGCTCGCATCGTCAGTCGCACCGATGAGCTCCgggaggaggatgtgggaaCTGGTGCCAGGCTCtttgaagtgaaaaaaatagGAGATGAGTATTTTGCTTTCATCACTGATTGCAAAGATCCTAAAGCTTGCACCATCATCCTGAGGGGAGCCAGCAAGGAAATCCTAGcg GAGGTGGAGCGCAACCTGCAGGACGCCATGCAGGTGTGCCGCAACGTGCTCATGGATCCGCAGCTGGTGCCTGGCGGGGGAGCCACTGAGATGGCTGTGGCCCATGCACTGACAGAGAAGTCCAAGGGCATGACAGGAGTGGAGCAGTGGCCCTACCGTGCAGTGGCCCAGGCCCTGGAGGTCATTCCCCGCACGCTGATCCAGAACTGTGGCGCCAGTACAATCCGTGTTCTGACTTCACTCAGG GCCAAGCACACTCAGGAAGGCAGCCAGACATGGGGGGTGAATGGGGAGACTGGAGCCCTGGTTGACATGAAGGAGCTGGGGATCTGGGAGCCCTTGGCTGTCAAACTTCAGACCTACAAAACAGCTGTGGAG ACTGCAGTCCTCCTCCTCCGTATTGACGACATCGTTTCGGGGCACAAAAAAAAGGGTGACAACCAAAGCAAGCAGTCTGCAGCACCAGAGACAGCCCAGGAGTGA